One genomic region from Eremothecium gossypii ATCC 10895 chromosome I, complete sequence encodes:
- a CDS encoding uncharacterized protein (Syntenic homolog of Saccharomyces cerevisiae YBR220C): MCRVRDPQIFCRTSQNLHLSLKSSQALWMTPGGNMEVHKASSQLAAHDVPQFYLLVALYFLQGIPVGLAFGTVPFLLKSIAKDTSFTKLGLFGIATYPYSLKILWSPLVDSVFSKKIGRRRSWIIPVQLASGVMLWCVGHAVAQGWVFEGVDASYGAPSLGDGAKINITSLTVCFLVLVFFCATQDIAVDGWALTILSRQSLSYASTAQTVGLNTGYFLSFSIFLAFNSGDFVNRYFRALPLDHGIISFSSYLKLSGWMYLILTAYVVFFTQEYPYAHSGLPVVSTKPKDDDEKGHIVTSTTKNSAHIEYNEDSSISKTSLGAVYRSFVKVLRLPAVRSLIILHFVSKFPFQCSEGATNLKLLEKGLKKEDLAITVLVDFPFEIIFGYYVAKWSSESHHSHQRKLPAFLTLLIGQPGILTPWIIGYIGRLIASMLGSFILSQFPENGNITKGYFLLVVTQNLLGSFMSTVQFVGVSAFHTRIADPAIGGTYMTLLNTLSNLGGTWSRIVVMAMIDFFTSKVCQNSAIGMFPPEAKCLESGGTLVILRDGYYMTNLLCIGFGLLIFPHIRRKAQHLQSLPISSWRV, encoded by the coding sequence ATGTGTCGTGTTCGAGATCCACAGATTTTTTGCCGCACATCCCAGAATTTGCACTTGAGCTTGAAGAGTTCTCAGGCACTTTGGATGACTCCAGGAGGGAACATGGAGGTTCATAAAGCGAGTTCCCAACTTGCGGCACACGATGTACCGCAGTTCTATCTTCTGGTGGCACTGTATTTCCTTCAGGGCATCCCAGTCGGCTTGGCATTTGGAACAGTGCCATTTTTATTGAAGTCTATTGCCAAAGACACCTCGTTCACGAAGTTGGGCTTGTTCGGTATAGCAACCTATCCGTATTCGTTGAAGATACTTTGGTCTCCACTGGTTGATTCGGTCTTCAGCAAGAAGATCGGTCGTCGACGGTCATGGATCATTCCGGTACAGCTGGCCTCCGGAGTGATGCTGTGGTGCGTAGGTCACGCTGTCGCCCAGGGATGGGTATTTGAAGGGGTCGACGCTAGCTATGGTGCGCCTTCACTAGGAGATGGCGCTAAAATCAACATCACTAGCCTGACGGTCTGTTTCTTGGTGCTGGTCTTTTTCTGCGCTACACAGGACATCGCGGTGGATGGCTGGGCATTAACTATCCTGTCACGCCAGAGCTTGAGCTATGCCTCTACTGCTCAGACAGTTGGGTTGAACACGGGCTACTTCTTAAGCTTCAGCATATTTCTTGCATTCAATTCGGGCGATTTTGTCAACAGGTACTTCAGGGCTCTGCCCCTAGACCACGGTATCATTAGCTTCAGCTCGTACCTGAAACTCTCTGGCTGGATGTACCTAATTTTAACGGCGTATGTGGTTTTCTTTACACAGGAGTATCCGTATGCCCATTCTGGGCTACCGGTAGTGTCTACGAAGCCGAAAGATGATGACGAGAAAGGACATATTGTGACGTCTACTACTAAGAATTCTGCCCACATAGAATACAATGAGGATAGCTCCATTAGCAAGACATCCCTGGGGGCAGTGTACAGATCGTTTGTGAAAGTTCTACGACTTCCAGCCGTAAGGTCGTTGATAATCCTTCACTTCGTGTCCAAGTTCCCATTCCAATGTAGCGAAGGTGCTACCAACCTGAAGCTGCTCGAAAAAGGACTTAAGAAGGAGGATCTTGCCATCACCGTCCTGGTGGATTTTCCCTTTGAAATCATCTTTGGCTATTATGTCGCAAAGTGGAGTTCTGAATCTCATCACAGTCACCAACGGAAATTACCAGCCTTTCTCACTCTACTAATTGGCCAACCGGGTATCTTAACTCCTTGGATAATCGGGTATATTGGTCGACTCATTGCGTCCATGCTAGGCAGCTTTATTCTGTCGCAGTTCCCCGAGAATGGCAACATTACAAAGGGCTATTTCCTGCTGGTTGTCACACAAAACCTACTGGGTTCCTTTATGTCCACCGTACAATTTGTAGGTGTTTCCGCCTTCCACACACGAATCGCCGATCCTGCTATTGGTGGAACATATATGACACTTCTGAATACCTTGAGTAATCTTGGGGGTACTTGGTCTCGGATCGTAGTTATGGCGATGATAGATTTCTTTACTTCTAAAGTGTGCCAAAATTCGGCCATTGGCATGTTCCCTCCGGAGGCGAAGTGCCTCGAAAGCGGCGGAACGCTAGTCATTCTGCGCGATGGTTACTATATGACGAACCTACTCTGCATTGGGTTTGGCCTGCTCATCTTTCCGCATATTAGGCGGAAAGCACAGCATCTGCAATCTTTGCCTATATCCAGCTGGCGAGTTTAA
- the SCS3 gene encoding Scs3p (Syntenic homolog of Saccharomyces cerevisiae YGL126W (SCS3)): MSTVRRERSRFLWVQLSLCPVIIVVGTVMRIFSEPNSWNADKDSTVNIWFIKQGWAWTSAVCWWCVVRYKGLGGRSLRQTALRYVALTAWWYAFTQAIWFGIAPIMDQVFTSTGGHCSFDVFDTGMGLNSGFHDSEGRRTRSLQKLLQWFTAHGAQGDELRERTMYWIRCMLTGGQCENTGLDPTELNSYIQDSVTASAIRSSHACSRLGGHWMGGHDPSGHVFLITLMCMFMLGELQVFGRRAIGKLSADCQQLQGAPGKIVARILQASPIRELINSEAPQHILRRLFVQLPLESLAILVSAVVFGFRFIVLENPILLLVGLILTWTWSLLVTILSFHSFAEHLTGLLFAYLLVLALYWYI, translated from the coding sequence ATGTCTACAGTAAGGCGTGAACGGTCGAGGTTTCTGTGGGTGCAGCTGTCCCTGTGTCCAGTGATTATCGTGGTGGGGACAGTAATGCGGATATTCAGCGAACCGAACAGTTGGAACGCCGACAAAGACAGCACGGTAAACATATGGTTCATCAAGCAGGGCTGGGCGTGGACCTCTGCGGTTTGCTGGTGGTGCGTTGTGCGGTACAAAGGCCTTGGGGGGCGAAGCTTGCGGCAAACCGCGCTCCGGTACGTTGCGCTGACGGCGTGGTGGTATGCGTTTACACAAGCCATATGGTTTGGAATAGCGCCAATAATGGATCAGGTATTCACTTCAACGGGCGGCCACTGCAGCTTTGACGTGTTTGACACCGGCATGGGCCTAAACTCGGGCTTCCATGACTCTGAAGGGCGCCGCACGCGGTCACTACAAAAGCTACTGCAGTGGTTCACTGCGCATGGGGCCCAGGGCGAcgagctgcgcgagcgcaCAATGTACTGGATCCGGTGTATGCTTACTGGGGGCCAGTGCGAGAACACCGGCCTTGATCCTACAGAACTCAACTCTTATATCCAGGACTCAGTCACGGCGTCTGCAATCCGCAGCAGCCACGCGTGCTCCAGGCTGGGTGGCCATTGGATGGGTGGGCACGACCCGAGTGGGCATGTATTCCTGATAACGTTAATGTGTATGTTTATGCTGGGCGAGCTGCAGGTATTtggccgccgcgcaatcGGGAAGCTTTCTGCTGATTGTCAACAGCTGCAGGGCGCTCCTGGTAAAATTGTGGCACGCATTTTGCAAGCAAGTCCGATTAGAGAGCTAATTAACTCTGAAGCCCCCCAACATATTTTAAGACGCCTTTTCGTTCAACTGCCACTAGAGAGTCTTGCGATTCTGGTGAGCGCGGTTGTTTTTGGCTTTCGGTTCATTGTGCTGGAAAACCCGATTCTATTGCTTGTCGGTCTTATTCTGACATGGACCTGGTCACTCCTGGTAACTATACTCTCTTTCCATTCGTTTGCGGAGCATTTGACCGGTTTGCTCTTCGCATACCTTCTAGTTTTGGCGTTATACTGGTACATATAA
- the PDB1 gene encoding pyruvate dehydrogenase (acetyl-transferring) subunit E1 beta (Syntenic homolog of Saccharomyces cerevisiae YBR221C (PDB1)) gives MSSRFSLVSNLTRSLSSVGRMQQMRFASSKSMTVRDALNSAMAEEMDRDDDVFIIGEEVAQYNGAYKVTKGLLDRFGERRVVDTPITEMGFAGLAVGAALKGLKPIVEFMSFNFSMQAIDHVVNSAAKTYYMSGGVQTCQIVFRGPNGAAVGVAAQHSQDYTAWYGSIPGLKVLCPYSAEDARGLLKAAIRDPNPVVFLENELLYGESFEVSEEVLSPDFTLPYTSKVEREGTDISIITYSRNVQFSLAAAEILDKQYGVSAEVINMRSIRPLDIDAIIKTVKKTNHLITVEATFPAFGVGSEIIAQIMESEAFDHLDAPVQRVTGADVPTPYAKELEDFAFPDPDTIVRAAKQVLSIE, from the coding sequence ATGTCTTCTAGATTCTCCCTCGTCTCGAACCTAACGAGATCCTTGAGCTCTGTGGGGCGGATGCAACAGATGCGGTTCGCATCGTCGAAGTCGATGACTGTGCGGGATGCGTTGAACAGTGCGATGGCCGAAGAGATGGACCGTGATGACGATGTGTTCATCATCGGAGAAGAAGTGGCGCAGTACAACGGTGCGTACAAGGTCACCAAGGGCTTGTTGGACCGTTTCGGCGAGCGCCGGGTGGTGGACACGCCGATCACCGAGATGGGTTTTGCCGGTCTTGCGGTGGGTGCCGCCTTGAAGGGCTTGAAGCCTATTGTCGAGTTCATGTCGTTCAACTTCTCCATGCAGGCGATCGACCATGTCGTGAACTCTGCTGCCAAGACTTACTACATGTCCGGTGGTGTGCAGACCTGTCAGATTGTGTTCAGAGGCCCTAACGGTGCTGCCGTCGGTGTGGCTGCCCAGCACTCGCAGGACTACACTGCGTGGTATGGCTCCATCCCGGGTTTGAAGGTTTTGTGCCCATACTCCGCCGAGGATGCCAGAGGTTTGTTGAAGGCTGCTATCAGAGACCCTAACCCTGTTGTGTTTTTGGAGAACGAGTTGCTATACGGTGAGTCGTTCGAGGTTTCCGAGGAGGTGTTGTCCCCTGACTTCACTCTTCCTTACACTTCTAAGGTCGAGAGAGAGGGTACCGACATTTCTATCATCACCTACTCCAGAAACGTTCAGTTCTCCCTAGCTGCCGCCGAGATCCTAGACAAGCAGTACGGTGTTTCCGCTGAGGTTATCAACATGAGATCCATCAGACCATTGGACATCGACGCGATCATCAAGACCGTCAAGAAGACCAACCACTTGATTACTGTTGAGGCTACCTTCCCAGCTTTCGGTGTCGGTTCCGAGATCATTGCCCAGATTATGGAGTCCGAGGCTTTCGACCACTTGGATGCGCCAGTCCAGAGAGTCACCGGTGCCGATGTTCCAACCCCATACGCCAAGGAGTTGGAGGACTTTGCTTTCCCAGACCCAGACACTATCGTCAGAGCTGCAAAGCAGGTCTTGTCTATTGAGTAA
- the SOH1 gene encoding mediator complex subunit SOH1 (Syntenic homolog of Saccharomyces cerevisiae YGL127C (SOH1)) yields MSAKSSEPPFEPSSEGEQLPSRFEVELEFVQSLANIPYVTFLLTQHQIWQDPRFKAYLKYLEYWCEPPYTQFIVYPNCLFVLKLLNSFLDKAVENEDGILEGAEDLPKVIQMQGGEWMNQMVERWRG; encoded by the coding sequence ATGTCCGCCAAGTCTAGCGAGCCACCTTTCGAGCCGAGTAGCGAGGGCGAACAGTTGCCAAGCCGGTTCGAAGTGGAACTGGAGTTTGTGCAGTCGCTGGCCAACATTCCATACGTGACCTTCCTGCTCACGCAGCATCAGATCTGGCAAGACCCGCGGTTCAAGGCATATCTGAAATACCTGGAGTACTGGTGCGAGCCGCCGTACACGCAGTTTATTGTATATCCGAATTGCCTGTTCGTGCTGAAGCTTCTGAACAGCTTCCTCGACAAGGCGGTCGAGAACGAGGACGGCATCCTAGAAGGAGCTGAGGACCTGCCGAAGGTGATACAGATGCAGGGCGGGGAATGGATGAACCAAATGGTGGAGCGGTGGCGCGGTTAG
- the PCS60 gene encoding Pcs60p (Syntenic homolog of Saccharomyces cerevisiae YBR222C (PCS60)) gives MSTFNEAIRCTDSRAVIEPDSGLSLSYRELSHIVGHLQLMFLDPKSPLAGIPRQAAIGISLPNGLEFVAAFLAVTMDAKVAAPLNPNYKAEELDFYLEDLQTSMILVPKGSTSAGNTEIQKAAQKWQTMLVELAFSPERNRVEFQVFSPKDNYKSPIYDSVKHVARFFNVEPMFPGKPKAEDVALILHTSGTTSKPKTVPLLHRNIVTSMQNISRTYRLSPKDNSYVVMPLFHVHGLIGVLLSSFYAQASVIVPPRFSAGRFWADFVKYKANWFSCVPTISQIMLNVEKPSPLPEIRFIRSCSSALAPSTLHQLEEVFRAPVVEAYAMTEASHQMTSNELPPGKRKPGTVGKPQGVEVVILNEKDEVMPQGQQGEVSIRGSNVTPGYRNNPKANQENFTRAEHYFRTGDQGFFDEDGFLVLTGRLKELINRGGEKISPLELDAVMLSHPAVNEAIAYGVANTKYGQVVHAAVVLRAGQKLDYEGLAAYMKEKVASFKVPERVFFVDKLPKTATGKVQRRMLAEVFSSKSKL, from the coding sequence ATGTCTACTTTTAACGAGGCAATTAGATGCACAGATAGCAGGGCTGTGATCGAGCCGGATAGCGGCCTCAGCCTCTCTTACAGAGAGCTGTCGCACATTGTCGGCCACTTGCAATTGATGTTTCTCGACCCCAAGTCGCCGCTTGCTGGGATTCCCAGGCAGGCTGCGATCGGCATATCGCTCCCGAATGGACTGGAGTTTGTAGCTGCGTTCCTCGCAGTTACAATGGACGCAAAGGTGGCTGCGCCGCTCAACCCCAACTACAAGGCCGAAGAGCTGGACTTTTATCTCGAAGATCTGCAAACGTCGATGATTCTCGTTCCGAAAGGATCCACCAGCGCAGGTAACACGGAGATCCAGAAGGCTGCACAGAAGTGGCAGACCATGCTAGTGGAACTGGCGTTCTCCCCCGAGCGCAACAGGGTCGAGTTCCAGGTCTTCTCGCCAAAAGACAACTACAAGTCGCCCATCTACGACTCCGTGAAGCATGTTGCGCGCTTCTTCAACGTTGAACCGATGTTTCCAGGGAAGCCCAAGGCCGAGGACGTTGCGCTCATCCTCCACACCAGCGGAACCACGTCAAAGCCGAAGACTGTTCCTCTGTTGCACCGCAATATCGTCACCAGCATGCAGAACATCAGCAGAACGTACCGCCTGTCGCCCAAAGACAACTCCTACGTGGTGATGCCTCTCTTCCACGTGCATGGGCTCATCGGAGTGTTGCTCTCCAGCTTCTACGCGCAGGCGTCCGTGATCGTCCCTCCGCGCTTCAGTGCCGGTCGGTTCTGGGCGGACTTTGTCAAATACAAAGCCAATTGGTTTAGCTGCGTGCCCACTATCTCCCAGATCATGCTCAACGTGGAGAAGCCTTCCCCACTCCCCGAGATTCGCTTCATTCGTTCGTGCTCGAGTGCTCTAGCGCCATCCACTTTACACCAGCTGGAGGAAGTGTTCCGCGCACCTGTCGTAGAGGCTTACGCCATGACCGAGGCATCGCACCAGATGACCAGTAACGAGCTGCCCCCTGGGAAGCGCAAGCCCGGCACCGTCGGCAAGCCACAAGGCGTGGAAGTGGTCATCCTCAATGAGAAGGACGAGGTCATGCCCCAGGGACAGCAGGGCGAGGTCTCCATTCGCGGCTCCAACGTCACACCAGGCTACCGCAACAACCCCAAAGCGAACCAGGAGAACTTCACTCGTGCTGAGCACTACTTCCGCACCGGAGACCAGGGCTTTTTCGACGAAGATGGCTTCCTGGTTCTCACTGGTCGTCTTAAAGAGCTGATCAACCGCGGCGGCGAGAAAATCTCGCCCTTGGAGCTCGACGCAGTCATGCTATCGCACCCTGCTGTGAACGAGGCCATCGCGTACGGCGTGGCCAACACCAAATACGGTCAGGTTGTCCACGCAGCCGTTGTCCTCCGCGCCGGCCAGAAGCTTGACTACGAGGGACTGGCAGCCTACATGAAGGAAAAGGTGGCTTCATTCAAGGTTCCGGAGCGCGTGTTCTTCGTGGACAAGCTCCCCAAGACCGCCACCGGCAAGGTCCAGCGCCGTATGCTTGCTGAGGTCTTCTCGTCCAAGTCCAAGTTGTGA
- a CDS encoding AAR163Cp (Non-syntenic homolog of Saccharomyces cerevisiae YPL187W (MF(ALPHA)1) and YGL089C (MF(ALPHA)2)): MKTTHILSLATLAACAPVQPAPVQPTDLAAAANVPEKAVLGFFQLYNVGDVELLPVDDGAHSGILFVNRTLADVDYSSEHVVQKWFRLSLHHGQSM, translated from the coding sequence ATGAAGACTACACACATCCTATCCCTAGCAACACTTGCCGCCTGCGCACCTGTTCAGCCCGCACCTGTTCAGCCCACGGACCTCGCCGCAGCGGCAAACGTCCCCGAGAAAGCTGTTCTCGGCTTCTTCCAACTGTACAATGTGGGCGATGTGGAGCTGCTCCCAGTGGACGACGGCGCACACTCCGGGATCCTTTTCGTGAACCGCACACTAGCGGACGTGGACTACTCCTCCGAGCATGTGGTTCAAAAATGGTTCCGTCTGTCTCTCCACCATGGGCAAAGTATGTAA
- the PYC2 gene encoding pyruvate carboxylase 2 (Syntenic homolog of Saccharomyces cerevisiae YGL062W (PYC1) and YBR218C (PYC2)) translates to MGSQLAGFRRHSNLLGEKNKVLVANRGEIPIRIFRTAHELSMATVAVYSYEDRLSMHRQKADEAYMIGREGQYTPVGAYLAIDEILRIARDHDVDFIHPGYGFLSENAEFAAKVEGAGITWIGPPASVIEAVGDKVSARNLAAVADVPTVPGTEGPISSVEEAEEFVQKYGYPVIIKAAFGGGGRGMRVVREGDDIRDAFQRARSEAETAFGNGTCFVERFLDQPKHIEVQLLADNYGNVVHLFERDCSVQRRHQKVVEVAPAKTLSKEVRDAILTDAVKLAKASGYRNAGTAEFLVDKQNRHYFIEINPRIQVEHTITEEITGVDIVAAQIQIAAGASLEQLGLMQDRITTRGFAIQCRITTEDPSKNFQPDTGRLDVYRSAGGNGVRLDGGNAFAGAVISPHYDSMLVKCSCSGSTYEIVRRKMLRALIEFRIRGVKTNIPFLLTLLTHPVFISGDYWTTFIDDTPQLFEMVASQNRAQKLLQYLSDLAVNGSSIKGQMGVPKLLAQPSIPQLHNAKGEVIDVQSQPPAGWRQVLLEHGPEVFAKKVREFDGTLLTDTTWRDAHQSLLATRVRTYDLAAIAPTTAHALAGAFALECWGGATFDVAMRFLHEDPWERLRTLRKLVPNIPFQMLLRGANGVAYSSLPDNAIDHFVKQAKENGVDIFRVFDALNDLEQLKVGVDAVKKAGGLVEATICYSGDMLQPGKKYNLDYYLELTEKIVAMGTHILGIKDMAGTMKPGAAKLLIGSIRAKYPDLPIHVHTHDSAGTGVASMVQCAISGADVVDVATNSMSGLTSQPSITALQASLGGDIATGVDPDHAIELDAYWAEMRLLYSCFEADLKGPDPEVYKHEIPGGQLTNLLFQAQQLGLGEQWAETKRAYAEANQLLGDLVKVTPTSKVVGDLAQFMVSNRLNSDDVRRLASSLDFPDSVMDFFEGLIGQPYGGFPEPLRSDVLRNKRRKLKVRPGLELAPFDLDKIREELRSRFDNIDECDVASYNMYPKVYEDFRKIRETYGDLSVLPTHNFLSPPKIGEEIIVTIEQGKVLIIKLQAIGDLNKETGKREVYFELNGELRKVSVADKSQKLETVSKLKADAHDQFQVGAPMAGVIIEVKVHKGSAVTKGQPVAVLSAMKMEMVISSPSDGQVKDVFVSDGETVEASDLLVQLEVSQP, encoded by the coding sequence ATGGGGTCCCAACTGGCTGGTTTTCGCCGGCATTCAAACCTGCTGGGCGAGAAGAACAAAGTCCTGGTAGCAAACAGAGGCGAAATACCAATTCGTATCTTCCGGACGGCACATGAGCTCTCAATGGCGACAGTGGCAGTCTACTCGTACGAAGACCGGCTGTCGATGCATCGGCAAAAGGCGGACGAGGCGTACATGATCGGGCGCGAGGGCCAGTACACGCCGGTCGGCGCGTACCTGGCCATCGACGAAATTCTGCGGATAGCGCGAGACCACGACGTGGATTTCATCCACCCAGGCTACGGGTTTCTTTCTGAGAACGCTGAATTTGCGGCGAAGGTGGAGGGGGCCGGCATCACGTGGATAGGACCGCCAGCGTCTGTAATCGAGGCCGTGGGTGACAAGGTGAGCGCGCGCAATCTTGCGGCGGTGGCCGATGTGCCGACCGTCCCGGGAACGGAAGGCCCTATAAGCTCAGTGGAAGAGGCGGAGGAGTTTGTGCAGAAGTACGGGTACCCTGTGATCATCAAGGCGGCCTTCGGCGGTGGTGGACGCGGGATGCGCGTGGTGCGGGAGGGTGACGATATCCGCGATGCCTTCCAGCGTGCGCGCTCCGAGGCGGAAACAGCCTTTGGCAATGGCACCTGCTTTGTGGAACGTTTTCTAGACCAACCCAAGCACATTGAGGTGCAGCTGCTTGCAGACAACTATGGCAATGTGGTGCACCTCTTTGAGCGTGATTGCTCCGTACAGAGACGCCACCAGAAGGTTGTTGAAGTTGCGCCGGCTAAAACGCTATCTAAGGAAGTGCGCGACGCGATCCTCACAGATGCAGTGAAGTTGGCCAAGGCGTCGGGGTACCGGAATGCGGGTACTGCTGAGTTTTTGGTTGATAAACAAAACAGACATTATTTCATCGAGATCAATCCACGTATCCAGGTGGAGCATACTATAACAGAGGAGATTACGGGTGTGGATATAGTTGCTGCGCAAATTCAAATTGCAGCAGGTGCTTCTTTAGAACAACTGGGGCTAATGCAGGATCGCATAACAACGCGTGGTTTTGCGATCCAGTGCCGTATTACTACCGAGGACCCCTCGAAGAACTTCCAGCCTGACACGGGAAGATTAGACGTTTACAGGTCTGCTGGTGGTAACGGTGTGCGCTTGGATGGTGGCAATGCGTTTGCTGGGGCTGTCATATCCCCCCACTACGATTCCATGCTGGTCAAGTGCTCATGCTCGGGCTCTACATATGAGATTGTTCGTAGGAAGATGCTGCGTGCGCTAATTGAGTTCAGAATTAGAGGCGTTAAGACGAACATCCCCTTTCTGCTGACGCTGCTGACGCATCCTGTATTCATTTCCGGCGACTACTGGACCACGTTCATCGACGATACTCCACAGCTCTTTGAGATGGTTGCTTCGCAAAATAGAGCACAGAAACTACTGCAGTACCTTTCTGATCTTGCAGTTAACGGTTCTTCCATCAAGGGACAAATGGGCGTACCGAAGCTCTTAGCCCAGCCAAGTATCCCACAGCTGCACAATGCTAAGGGTGAGGTAATTGATGTTCAGTCCCAGCCCCCCGCGGGCTGGCGGCAGGTGCTACTAGAGCATGGCCCAGAAGTATTTGCGAAGAAGGTGCGTGAATTCGATGGAACATTGCTTACAGACACTACATGGAGAGATGCCCATCAATCATTGTTGGCAACTAGGGTGCGTACTTATGACCTAGCTGCTATTGCACCTACCACTGCACATGCATTAGCAGGAGCCTTTGCATTAGAGTGTTGGGGTGGCGCTACGTTTGACGTTGCCATGCGGTTTTTGCACGAAGACCCATGGGAGCGCTTGAGGACACTGCGGAAATTGGTGCCAAACATCCCATTCCAGATGTTGCTTCGTGGTGCCAACGGTGTTGCTTACTCCTCTCTGCCTGATAATGCGATTGACCATTTCGTCAAACAAGCAAAGGAGAATGGTGTCGATATTTTCAGAGTGTTCGATGCGTTGAATGACCTAGAACAGCTGAAGGTGGGTGTCGACGCCGTGAAGAAAGCGGGAGGGTTGGTTGAGGCCACTATCTGTTACTCAGGTGATATGCTACAGCCAGGCAAGAAGTACAACCTTGATTACTACCTGGAGTTGACTGAAAAGATTGTTGCCATGGGCACACATATCTTGGGTATTAAAGATATGGCCGGCACCATGAAGCCCGGTGCAGCAAAGCTACTGATTGGCTCGATCAGGGCAAAGTATCCAGACCTCCCAATTCATGTGCATACACATGATTCTGCAGGCACAGGTGTCGCATCAATGGTCCAATGCGCCATCTCTGGCGCCGATGTTGTGGACGTCGCCACCAACTCGATGTCTGGCTTAACGTCCCAGCCCTCCATTACGGCTTTGCAGGCCTCATTGGGTGGCGATATCGCGACGGGTGTAGACCCCGATCATGCGATCGAACTAGACGCATACTGGGCGGAGATGAGACTGTTGTACTCATGCTTCGAAGCGGACCTCAAGGGCCCCGACCCAGAGGTGTACAAACATGAAATTCCTGGTGGTCAGCTCACAAACCTGTTGTTCCAGGCACAGCAGCTTGGTCTTGGAGAACAGTGGGCAGAGACCAAGCGCGCTTATGCCGAGGCCAACCAGCTGCTCGGTGATCTTGTGAAGGTCACCCCTACATCGAAGGTTGTCGGCGATCTTGCCCAGTTTATGGTCAGCAACCGTCTAAACTCCGATGATGTACGCAGACTTGCAAGCTCGCTTGACTTCCCAGACTCTGTCATGGACTTTTTTGAAGGTCTCATAGGCCAACCTTACGGAGGGTTCCCCGAACCCCTCAGATCAGATGTTCTCAGAAACAAACGCAGGAAACTGAAGGTCAGACCAGGTTTGGAGCTGGCACCATTCGATCTCGACAAGATCCGCGAGGAACTGCGCTCTCGGTTCGACAACATCGATGAGTGCGATGTCGCATCCTACAACATGTACCCGAAGGTGTATGAAGACTTTAGAAAGATCAGAGAGACCTACGGAGACCTGTCGGTACTGCCCACACATAACTTCCTGTCTCCGCCAAAGATCGGCGAGGAAATCATTGTCACCATCGAGCAGGGCAAGGTGCTCATCATCAAGCTCCAAGCCATCGGCGACCTGAACAAGGAGACTGGCAAGCGCGAGGTCTATTTCGAGCTAAATGGTGAGCTGCGTAAAGTATCAGTCGCGGACAAGTCGCAAAAACTTGAAACCGTGTCGAAGCTCAAGGCAGATGCCCACGACCAGTTCCAGGTCGGCGCGCCCATGGCCGGCGTCATCATCGAGGTGAAGGTGCACAAGGGCTCCGCAGTGACGAAGGGCCAACCCGTCGCAGTCCTGAGCGCCATGAAAATGGAGATGGTTATCTCCTCGCCCAGCGACGGGCAAGTTAAGGACGTTTTCGTTTCGGACGGCGAGACAGTGGAGGCATCGGATCTGCTCGTCCAGCTGGAAGTCTCCCAACCCTAA